A portion of the Girardinichthys multiradiatus isolate DD_20200921_A chromosome 23, DD_fGirMul_XY1, whole genome shotgun sequence genome contains these proteins:
- the nanos1 gene encoding nanos homolog 1, with protein sequence MDFLNHNYLNARNPYDYTFNFWNDYLGLTTLVTKNNKLNMPQNPNSITESLKATLGLDDSPACPCVIAGGTGESAHLDCCCPSGSPPPPSILDLKERFSILSPFQSQLPEREMGFGGSFAGFDLFGVERKMRKPASRGKQEPKICVFCRNNGAPEEVFGSHVLKTPDGRVVCPILRAYTCPLCSANGDNAHTIKYCPLSKDQPSQRPLKGGRAVGGKRMKIF encoded by the coding sequence ATGGATTTTCTCAATCACAACTATTTGAATGCACGCAACCCCTATGATTATACCTTCAATTTCTGGAACGATTATCTTGGACTCACGACATTGGTTACGAAGAATAATAAGCTCAACATGCCCCAGAATCCGAACTCCATCACCGAGTCCCTGAAAGCAACTCTGGGTTTGGACGATTCCCCGGCGTGTCCGTGCGTAATCGCAGGCGGCACCGGAGAGAGTGCACACCTGGACTGCTGCTGCCCGTCCGGGAGCCCCCCGCCACCCTCCATCCTGGACCTGAAGGAGCGCTTCTCCATCCTGAGCCCGTTCCAAAGCCAGCTGCCGGAGCGGGAGATGGGCTTTGGTGGAAGTTTCGCGGGGTTTGATCTCTTTGGCGTGGAGAGGAAGATGCGCAAACCCGCTTCCAGGGGCAAACAGGAGCCCAAAATCTGCGTGTTCTGCCGGAATAACGGAGCGCCGGAGGAGGTGTTCGGTTCCCACGTCCTGAAAACTCCGGACGGCAGGGTTGTGTGTCCGATTCTGAGGGCTTACACCTGCCCGCTCTGCAGCGCCAACGGGGACAATGCCCACACGATAAAATACTGTCCACTGTCAAAAGACCAGCCATCCCAGCGCCCATTAAAGGGGGGGAGGGCAGTGGGCGGTAAGAGGATGAAAATATTCTAG